The following proteins come from a genomic window of Solwaraspora sp. WMMA2065:
- a CDS encoding DUF5995 family protein — protein sequence MPELRWGHVHDQIIDVLNHRPTDVAGVVEDLAALQKLLEAATPSDSDNPVADFNHLYWVITSTIDERLQAGEFADPDFLTLLDIEFAERYFAALRCWGNRGDTPAAWEVLFSRLRDESVRSLPSAAAGVNAHINYDLPFALMSTWAKLGSGPDNDEQHRDYLYINEIFFDRIPQLRRSYLSSWQICLDRLNGQVDDWYQNRLVEFTRDIAWRDAARMWPMRDDPTVLESERLRMDRHTAFLGWALLSPVGSLLQ from the coding sequence ATGCCAGAACTCCGCTGGGGTCACGTGCATGACCAGATCATCGATGTCCTCAACCACCGGCCGACCGACGTCGCCGGCGTGGTCGAGGATCTGGCGGCGCTGCAGAAGCTGCTCGAGGCAGCCACGCCGAGTGACAGCGACAATCCGGTGGCCGACTTCAACCATCTCTACTGGGTGATCACCAGCACCATCGACGAGCGGCTGCAGGCCGGTGAGTTTGCCGACCCTGACTTCCTCACCCTGCTGGACATCGAGTTCGCGGAGCGGTACTTCGCTGCGCTGCGCTGCTGGGGCAACCGGGGCGACACCCCGGCGGCCTGGGAGGTGCTGTTCAGCCGGCTGCGCGACGAGAGCGTACGGTCGTTGCCGTCGGCCGCCGCCGGGGTGAACGCGCACATCAACTACGACCTGCCGTTCGCCCTGATGAGCACCTGGGCCAAGCTCGGGTCGGGCCCGGACAACGACGAGCAGCACCGCGACTACCTCTACATCAACGAAATCTTCTTCGACCGGATCCCGCAGCTGCGGCGCAGCTACCTGAGTAGCTGGCAGATCTGCCTCGACCGGCTCAACGGGCAGGTCGACGACTGGTACCAGAACCGGTTGGTGGAGTTCACCCGGGACATCGCCTGGCGGGACGCGGCTCGTATGTGGCCGATGCGGGACGACCCGACGGTGCTGGAGAGTGAGCGGTTGCGGATGGACCGGCACACCGCCTTCCTGGGCTGGGCGTTGCTCTCGCCGGTGGGCAGCCTGCTGCAGTGA
- a CDS encoding NAD(P)H-binding protein, producing MITVTGAAGQLGRLVVDELLDGGLPPAQLVAVVRNPDKADDLAARGVQVRHGDYDQPQTLGPALAGTRKLLLISGSEVGRRIDQHRNAVAAAKAAGVDLIAYTSILKADTSSVPLAAEHLATEQLIRDSGLPFVLLRNGWYLENYTGSVLPQALATGSVLGAAGSGRVAAATRADFAAAAVAVLTAPAPAGAAANAGTAGTVYELGGDEPFTLAELAAEISRHSGREIGYQDLPADVYAKALTDAGVPEAFASVLAASDVGIARGDLTTDSGDLARLIGRPTTSLGEAVRAALAGLPG from the coding sequence ATGATCACTGTCACCGGTGCCGCCGGCCAGCTGGGCCGGTTGGTCGTCGACGAGCTGCTGGATGGCGGGCTGCCACCGGCGCAGCTCGTCGCCGTCGTACGGAACCCGGACAAGGCCGACGACCTCGCCGCACGCGGCGTACAGGTCCGGCACGGGGACTACGACCAGCCGCAGACTCTCGGGCCGGCCCTGGCCGGGACCCGCAAGCTGCTGCTGATCAGCGGCAGCGAGGTCGGCCGGCGGATCGACCAGCATCGCAACGCGGTGGCGGCGGCGAAGGCGGCCGGAGTCGACCTGATCGCGTACACCAGCATCCTCAAGGCCGACACCAGCAGCGTCCCGTTGGCCGCCGAACACCTCGCCACCGAACAGCTGATCCGGGACAGCGGCCTGCCGTTCGTGCTGCTGCGCAACGGCTGGTACCTGGAGAACTACACCGGATCGGTGCTGCCGCAGGCGCTCGCCACCGGCAGCGTGCTGGGTGCTGCCGGCTCGGGTCGGGTCGCCGCCGCGACCCGGGCCGACTTCGCCGCCGCAGCCGTCGCGGTGTTGACCGCCCCGGCACCCGCCGGCGCCGCTGCCAACGCCGGCACCGCCGGCACCGTGTACGAGCTTGGCGGCGACGAGCCCTTCACCCTGGCGGAGTTGGCCGCCGAGATCAGCCGGCACAGTGGGCGGGAGATCGGCTACCAGGATCTTCCGGCCGACGTCTACGCCAAGGCGCTGACCGACGCCGGGGTACCGGAGGCGTTCGCCAGCGTGCTGGCCGCCTCCGACGTCGGCATCGCCCGGGGCGACCTGACCACCGACAGCGGCGACCTCGCCCGACTGATCGGCCGGCCCACCACGTCGCTCGGCGAAGCTGTCCGGGCCGCCCTGGCCGGCCTACCGGGCTGA
- a CDS encoding Dam family site-specific DNA-(adenine-N6)-methyltransferase, whose protein sequence is MIRAGARSARSTTRADGRSFLKWAGGKTRYAAALVAAAPPFTGSYREPFLGSGAVFFELAPQRAVLSDANPELIVCFREVARDPEAVMRLLDEQPNTPEHFAAVRRRSPTDCSDLERAVRVIYLNKTAFRGLWRVNRRGEFNAPYGAYDRPYYNRRVLLDAAHALAGVDLRVADFAEQLDEAAADDWVYLDPPYVPLGGWADFRRYTSAQFGPADHVRLRDAMVRASRRGVRLTLTNSDTPFVRELFGADFLITRMATRRDINLQSAKRGSWDLLVTNYQLPSGGSAR, encoded by the coding sequence ATGATCCGGGCCGGCGCCAGGTCCGCGCGCTCCACCACCAGGGCGGACGGTAGGTCGTTCCTCAAGTGGGCGGGCGGGAAGACCCGGTACGCCGCCGCCCTCGTCGCCGCGGCGCCGCCGTTCACCGGCAGCTACCGGGAGCCGTTCCTCGGCAGCGGAGCGGTCTTCTTCGAGCTGGCGCCGCAGCGGGCGGTGCTCAGTGACGCCAACCCTGAGTTGATCGTCTGTTTCCGGGAGGTCGCCCGCGACCCCGAAGCGGTGATGCGGCTGCTGGACGAGCAACCGAACACGCCGGAGCACTTCGCGGCGGTACGCCGCCGGTCGCCGACAGACTGTTCCGATCTGGAACGCGCGGTCCGGGTGATCTACCTGAACAAGACGGCGTTCCGTGGGCTGTGGCGGGTCAACCGACGGGGCGAGTTCAACGCGCCATACGGCGCCTACGACCGGCCGTACTACAACCGGCGGGTATTACTGGACGCCGCGCACGCACTGGCCGGAGTTGACCTACGGGTGGCCGACTTCGCCGAGCAGCTCGACGAGGCCGCCGCCGACGACTGGGTCTACCTGGATCCACCGTACGTACCGCTCGGCGGCTGGGCTGACTTTCGGCGGTACACCTCGGCGCAGTTCGGGCCGGCCGATCACGTGCGGCTGCGGGACGCGATGGTACGGGCCAGCCGGCGCGGCGTCCGGCTGACCCTGACCAACAGCGACACGCCGTTCGTGCGGGAGCTGTTCGGCGCGGATTTCCTGATCACCCGGATGGCGACCCGCCGGGACATTAACCTGCAGTCGGCGAAGCGGGGCAGCTGGGATCTGCTCGTCACCAACTATCAGCTGCCGAGTGGCGGATCAGCCCGGTAG
- a CDS encoding nucleotide disphospho-sugar-binding domain-containing protein, with protein sequence MRVLFTSPPGVGHLFPTVPLAWALRAAGHDVLVGTAAEGLAGAAQAGLPAVDVAPGAPIAAVFGTGTGTTDELAARMRERGRRIAAAGSRTDPLLLETFGRVSDLMADGTVTLARWWRPDLVVHSRLHPAGLLAARALRVPAVEHGFNLFREEALAARFLPYLAAAYERNGVPLELPDRVVLHLAPTELMIGDGDGWSMRYVPYNAGGALPDWLRLPTARPRVLITLGTVVPALAGLTGLRRTIDAAAQTDAEFVLALGADTDVTALGPLPGNVRPAGWLPLHQVLAGCSAVVHHGGSGTMMGAICSGVRQLVLPHGGDQFGNADLVRRHRLGLGCAPEEVTPQLLAELLAETGPASGVAYAAELMSRLPAPAEIATRLAHPGGIARHADQLSALAPVTGGSAAHWTDG encoded by the coding sequence GTGCGCGTCCTGTTCACCAGCCCGCCCGGAGTCGGGCATCTCTTCCCCACCGTGCCGCTCGCCTGGGCATTGCGGGCCGCCGGCCACGACGTACTGGTCGGCACCGCCGCCGAAGGACTGGCCGGCGCGGCCCAGGCCGGTCTGCCGGCGGTGGACGTCGCCCCCGGCGCCCCGATCGCCGCCGTGTTCGGCACCGGCACCGGCACCACCGATGAACTTGCCGCCCGGATGCGCGAGCGGGGCCGGCGGATCGCCGCCGCCGGCAGCCGTACCGACCCGTTGCTGCTGGAGACCTTCGGACGGGTCTCCGACCTGATGGCGGACGGGACGGTGACGTTGGCCCGCTGGTGGCGGCCGGACCTGGTGGTGCACTCCCGACTGCATCCGGCCGGCCTGCTGGCCGCCCGTGCACTGCGGGTGCCCGCCGTCGAGCACGGGTTCAACCTGTTCCGCGAAGAGGCGCTGGCCGCTCGGTTCCTGCCGTACCTGGCGGCGGCGTACGAGCGCAACGGCGTACCACTGGAGCTGCCCGACCGGGTGGTCCTGCACCTGGCACCGACCGAGCTGATGATCGGCGACGGCGATGGATGGTCGATGCGGTACGTGCCGTACAACGCCGGCGGTGCGCTGCCGGACTGGCTCCGGCTGCCCACCGCGCGCCCCCGGGTGCTGATCACCCTCGGTACCGTGGTGCCGGCGCTGGCCGGGTTGACCGGACTGCGCCGCACCATCGACGCCGCCGCGCAGACCGACGCGGAGTTCGTGCTGGCCCTCGGCGCCGACACCGACGTGACGGCGCTCGGGCCGCTGCCGGGCAACGTCCGGCCCGCCGGCTGGCTGCCGCTGCACCAGGTGCTCGCCGGCTGCTCCGCCGTGGTGCACCACGGCGGCTCCGGGACGATGATGGGCGCGATCTGTTCCGGGGTACGGCAACTGGTCCTGCCGCACGGCGGCGACCAGTTCGGCAACGCCGACCTGGTTCGACGGCACCGGCTCGGCCTGGGCTGCGCACCCGAGGAGGTGACCCCGCAGTTGCTCGCCGAGCTGCTGGCCGAGACCGGTCCGGCCAGTGGGGTGGCCTACGCGGCCGAGCTGATGTCGAGGCTGCCGGCACCGGCCGAAATCGCCACCCGGCTCGCACATCCGGGTGGAATCGCCCGCCACGCCGACCAGCTTTCGGCGCTCGCCCCCGTCACCGGCGGTTCGGCCGCACACTGGACCGATGGGTGA
- a CDS encoding class I SAM-dependent methyltransferase, translating into MAGPTDIPFTPELHLRLLLSIDRGHNVQRAVRSAVRPGDRVLDAGTGSGLLALVAADAGAAEVVAVDRHHVGMAEQIARHNRVADRITFVESDLADLDPEDLGGRFDVLLGMIHTNNPLLDEERSRLVVELRRRFGTADCRVLPGEVRYLATGCERLDWDLPTELTDLAQATEALQGAYGWDFQPLLDAVRDGVAMRAARPAKGVAPAWRSPTRSGALRFPRRDVRLLTAAEDWVTVDYQASSFDGFPDQVRLTATAAGRLTGVIWTQQLRYAGVPLWTSESYSPLAGPCHVGPGQKLVFGTGATWRATNVLSHHHPT; encoded by the coding sequence ATGGCTGGGCCGACGGACATCCCGTTCACTCCGGAGCTGCACCTGCGACTGCTACTGAGCATCGACCGCGGACACAACGTGCAGCGCGCGGTCCGCAGCGCGGTGCGACCCGGTGACCGGGTGCTCGACGCCGGCACCGGCAGCGGACTGCTGGCGCTGGTCGCCGCCGACGCGGGCGCCGCCGAGGTGGTCGCGGTCGACCGGCACCACGTCGGCATGGCCGAGCAGATCGCCCGGCACAACAGGGTCGCCGACCGGATCACCTTCGTCGAGTCCGACCTCGCCGATCTCGACCCGGAGGATCTCGGTGGCCGGTTCGACGTACTCCTGGGCATGATCCACACCAATAACCCGTTGCTGGACGAGGAGCGCTCCCGGCTGGTCGTCGAGCTGCGTCGCCGGTTCGGCACGGCCGACTGTCGGGTGCTGCCCGGCGAGGTACGCTACCTGGCCACCGGCTGCGAGCGGCTGGACTGGGACCTGCCGACCGAGCTGACCGATCTGGCCCAGGCCACCGAGGCGCTGCAGGGGGCGTACGGCTGGGATTTCCAGCCACTGCTGGACGCGGTCCGTGACGGTGTCGCGATGCGTGCCGCCCGTCCGGCCAAGGGGGTTGCCCCGGCCTGGCGGTCGCCAACCCGGTCCGGCGCGCTGCGCTTCCCGCGAAGGGACGTACGGCTGCTCACCGCCGCCGAGGACTGGGTGACGGTGGACTACCAGGCGTCGTCGTTCGACGGGTTCCCCGACCAGGTGCGGCTCACCGCGACCGCCGCCGGGCGACTGACCGGGGTGATCTGGACCCAGCAGCTGCGGTACGCCGGAGTGCCGCTGTGGACCAGCGAGTCGTACAGCCCGCTGGCCGGCCCGTGCCATGTCGGCCCGGGGCAGAAGCTGGTCTTCGGCACCGGTGCGACGTGGCGGGCGACCAACGTCCTCAGTCACCACCACCCGACGTAG
- a CDS encoding 4-hydroxybenzoate 3-monooxygenase, whose translation MNERTQVGVIGAGPAGMLLAVLLRRAGVGCVVLERRDREYVANRARGATMEDRVVDLLRRHDLAGGLLRTGAVEDAVEFRLGGRRYPVHYEPLANGRSHYIYPQQFLVRDLVDTYLADGGDLRFETAAEAIDDLTGQPRIRLADGRELHCDVVAGCDGEYGVARRAVPAGALRCADYQYDYAWLSVLAEAPPSSDCVINALHESGACVHVRRTPTVSRFYLQCGRDETRADWPDERIWKEVRIRLALDEPWTLHTGPVTDTGTVRMRSLVCDPMRYGSLFLAGDAAHIVPPVGGKGFNLALADAEELALGLIERFTTGDHRRSDAYSQHRLARIWRAQEFVHWMMDLVNTPGYGTADAAFLHRVQAARLTRLVDSPAYLAAFLEDYVGWW comes from the coding sequence ATGAACGAACGTACCCAGGTCGGCGTCATCGGCGCCGGACCGGCCGGGATGCTGCTGGCAGTGCTGCTACGCCGGGCCGGGGTGGGCTGTGTGGTGCTGGAGCGTCGGGACCGCGAGTACGTCGCCAACCGCGCCCGGGGCGCCACCATGGAGGATCGGGTGGTCGACCTGCTTCGCCGGCACGACCTGGCCGGCGGACTGCTGCGGACCGGTGCGGTCGAGGACGCGGTCGAGTTCCGGCTCGGCGGGCGGCGCTACCCGGTCCACTACGAGCCGCTGGCCAACGGCCGCAGCCACTACATCTACCCGCAGCAGTTCCTGGTCCGCGATCTGGTCGACACCTACCTCGCCGACGGCGGTGACCTGCGGTTCGAGACTGCGGCGGAGGCGATCGACGACCTGACTGGGCAGCCCCGCATCCGGCTCGCCGACGGCCGCGAGCTGCACTGCGACGTGGTGGCCGGCTGCGACGGCGAGTACGGCGTCGCCCGGCGGGCAGTCCCCGCCGGGGCGCTGCGCTGCGCCGACTACCAGTACGACTACGCCTGGCTGTCGGTGCTCGCCGAAGCCCCGCCGTCCAGCGACTGCGTGATCAACGCCCTGCACGAGTCCGGGGCTTGCGTGCACGTCCGCCGGACGCCGACGGTGAGCCGGTTCTACCTGCAATGCGGGCGGGACGAGACCCGGGCGGACTGGCCGGACGAGCGGATCTGGAAGGAGGTCCGGATCCGGCTGGCCCTGGACGAACCGTGGACGCTGCACACCGGGCCGGTCACCGACACCGGCACCGTCCGGATGCGCAGCCTGGTCTGCGACCCGATGCGGTACGGGTCACTGTTCCTCGCCGGCGACGCCGCGCACATCGTGCCACCGGTCGGTGGCAAGGGCTTCAACCTGGCCCTGGCCGACGCGGAGGAGCTGGCACTGGGGCTGATCGAGCGGTTCACCACCGGCGACCACCGCCGGTCGGACGCCTACTCGCAGCACCGGCTGGCCCGCATCTGGCGCGCCCAGGAGTTCGTGCACTGGATGATGGACCTGGTCAACACCCCCGGGTACGGCACGGCCGACGCGGCGTTCCTGCACCGGGTGCAGGCGGCGCGGCTGACCCGGCTGGTCGACTCACCGGCCTACCTGGCCGCGTTCCTGGAGGACTACGTCGGGTGGTGGTGA
- a CDS encoding DUF397 domain-containing protein yields MHKPDSDVPSTDLPTLAWRKSGRSNPSGNCVELARLPGGSGIALRNSRYPDGPALIYTRAEIEAFILGARDGDFDDLIR; encoded by the coding sequence ATGCATAAGCCGGATAGTGACGTTCCAAGTACCGACCTGCCGACCCTCGCCTGGCGTAAGAGCGGCCGCAGCAACCCCAGCGGGAACTGCGTCGAGCTTGCCCGGCTGCCCGGTGGTAGCGGGATCGCTCTGCGTAACTCCCGCTACCCGGACGGTCCGGCGCTGATCTACACCCGTGCGGAGATCGAGGCGTTCATCCTCGGCGCAAGGGACGGTGACTTCGACGACCTGATTCGCTAG
- a CDS encoding helix-turn-helix transcriptional regulator: MLLGAQLRRLRESQGVSREAAGWHIRASESKISRMELGRVGFKERDVIDLLTLYGVTDSRERTALLGLARQANTPGWWHRYGDILPSWFQSYLGLEAAAKMIRSYEVQFVPGLLQTRDYARAVVLLGHGRAPADEVERRVELRMERQELLHRPQPPNLWAVIDEAVLRRPIGGPAVMREQINALIEATKLPNVRLQVVPFDAGGHAAAGGAFTILRFADQDLPDIIYIEQLTSAIYLDKREDVDHYAAAMERLCVEADPPARTQDLLHQILRDLD; the protein is encoded by the coding sequence ATGCTGCTCGGCGCGCAGCTGCGGCGGCTCCGGGAGAGCCAGGGAGTGAGCCGGGAGGCGGCCGGCTGGCACATCCGCGCCTCCGAATCGAAGATCAGCCGGATGGAGCTCGGCCGGGTCGGCTTCAAGGAACGCGACGTCATCGACCTGCTCACCCTCTACGGAGTGACCGACTCACGGGAACGCACAGCGCTGCTCGGGCTCGCCCGGCAGGCGAACACGCCCGGCTGGTGGCACCGGTACGGCGACATCCTGCCCAGTTGGTTCCAGTCCTACCTGGGGCTGGAAGCGGCCGCGAAGATGATCCGCAGCTACGAGGTCCAGTTCGTACCCGGCCTGCTGCAGACCCGCGACTACGCCCGCGCGGTGGTCCTACTCGGACACGGACGGGCCCCAGCCGACGAAGTGGAACGCCGGGTCGAGCTGCGGATGGAGCGTCAGGAGCTGCTCCATCGGCCACAGCCACCGAATCTGTGGGCGGTGATCGACGAGGCGGTGCTGCGCCGGCCGATCGGTGGTCCCGCCGTGATGCGCGAGCAGATCAACGCCCTGATCGAGGCGACCAAGCTACCGAACGTACGGCTGCAGGTCGTGCCGTTCGACGCCGGCGGGCACGCCGCCGCCGGCGGAGCCTTCACCATCCTGCGCTTCGCCGACCAGGACCTGCCCGACATCATCTACATCGAGCAACTGACCAGCGCGATCTACCTGGACAAGCGGGAGGACGTCGACCATTACGCCGCCGCGATGGAGCGGCTCTGCGTCGAGGCCGACCCGCCCGCTCGTACCCAGGACCTGCTCCACCAGATCCTGCGCGACCTGGACTGA
- a CDS encoding esterase-like activity of phytase family protein: MRTRRSPAVLVTTAATAAVLCATVALTVVAPGGAAAGHRDDRPGWPGSAVFDRTATYPVFHNRPAGEDPTAETVAEISTVSPDGRTMIYTDAAGRRVGFLDITDPRNPRGLGTLSLATLGNAEDEPTSVAVVDRYVLIVVNTSASYTTPSGRLDVVDLATRTRVRSIPLGGQPDAIEVSDNGRYAAIAIENERDEEATPLGGDEGDLPQPPAGFLQIVDLTGRHPATWSTRTVSLTAADGSALPGLATAGLDTPADPEPEYVSINGRDQVAVTLQENNGVVLVDLRSGRITKAFGAGTATVTGIDTADDGVIDLTGTITDLPREPDAVAWIDDRYLATANEGDWKGGTRGWSIFDSRTGRVVWDAGNSFEHLAVRHGLHNDNRADNKGAEPEGIAVATFGRTRYAFVGSERSNFVAVYDLTRPTRPVLRQVLATTNGPEGLLPIPSRGLLAVSSEVDDAEAGVRAAVNLYRLGADTPSFPTLVSQTSGRGPDRAPIGWGGLGALTAVPGERHQLFAASDALYSPTRIYTIDTRHSPARIVDDLVVRDASGKPAGYDAEGLFARPQGGFWLVSEGATGAANQLVRLDRSGVTRQVVSLPDEVAAGLGSQGLEGVTALTDRRGREQVWVVLQRGVASDPAGVVRLGRYDVPGGTWAWFGYRLESTDVAGDWIGLSEIASVGDGRLAVIERDKLSGPAARIKRIYTVDLPTGDPAPGLLPVLPKRLAYDVLPDLQAGNGWTQEKLEGLTVGGDRQVYIITDNDGAQDATGETVFLRLGSADRVFGRGRR; the protein is encoded by the coding sequence ATGCGTACCCGAAGAAGTCCGGCGGTGCTGGTCACCACCGCCGCCACCGCAGCCGTCCTCTGCGCCACCGTCGCGCTGACCGTTGTGGCCCCCGGCGGCGCGGCGGCCGGTCACCGCGATGACAGGCCCGGCTGGCCCGGATCCGCCGTTTTCGACCGCACCGCGACGTACCCTGTGTTCCACAACCGACCAGCCGGTGAGGACCCGACCGCCGAGACCGTCGCGGAGATCTCCACGGTCAGCCCGGACGGCCGGACGATGATCTACACCGACGCCGCCGGGCGGCGGGTCGGCTTCCTCGACATCACCGACCCACGGAACCCCCGCGGTCTCGGCACCCTCTCGCTGGCCACGCTCGGCAACGCCGAGGACGAACCGACCTCGGTCGCGGTGGTCGACCGGTACGTGCTGATCGTCGTCAACACCAGTGCCAGCTACACCACTCCCTCCGGCCGACTCGACGTGGTCGACCTGGCCACCCGTACCAGGGTGCGCAGCATCCCACTCGGCGGGCAGCCCGACGCCATCGAGGTCAGCGACAACGGCCGCTACGCGGCGATCGCGATCGAGAACGAACGGGACGAGGAGGCCACCCCGCTCGGCGGCGACGAAGGCGACCTGCCGCAGCCGCCGGCCGGGTTCCTGCAGATCGTCGACCTGACCGGGCGCCACCCGGCAACCTGGTCGACCCGTACGGTGTCGCTGACCGCCGCCGACGGCAGCGCGCTGCCCGGTCTGGCCACCGCCGGGCTGGACACCCCGGCCGATCCGGAGCCGGAGTACGTGTCGATCAACGGTCGTGACCAGGTCGCGGTGACCCTGCAGGAGAACAACGGCGTGGTCCTGGTCGACCTGCGCAGCGGGCGGATCACCAAGGCGTTCGGCGCCGGGACCGCCACGGTGACCGGTATCGACACCGCCGACGACGGGGTGATCGACCTGACTGGCACGATCACCGACCTGCCCCGGGAACCGGACGCGGTGGCCTGGATCGACGACCGCTACCTGGCGACCGCGAACGAAGGGGACTGGAAGGGCGGCACCCGGGGCTGGTCGATCTTCGACAGCCGGACCGGCCGGGTGGTCTGGGACGCCGGCAACTCCTTTGAACACCTGGCGGTTCGCCACGGGCTGCACAACGACAACCGAGCCGACAACAAGGGCGCCGAGCCGGAGGGCATCGCGGTCGCCACGTTCGGCCGCACCCGGTACGCATTCGTCGGCTCCGAACGGAGCAACTTCGTCGCCGTCTACGACCTGACCAGGCCGACCAGGCCGGTGCTGCGTCAGGTGCTGGCGACGACCAACGGTCCGGAGGGGCTACTGCCGATCCCGTCCCGCGGGTTGCTCGCGGTCTCCAGCGAGGTCGACGACGCCGAGGCCGGAGTACGCGCTGCGGTAAACCTGTACCGGCTGGGTGCGGACACCCCGTCGTTCCCGACGCTGGTGTCGCAGACCAGCGGACGGGGCCCCGACCGGGCACCGATCGGCTGGGGCGGGCTCGGCGCGCTCACTGCCGTCCCCGGCGAGCGACACCAACTGTTCGCGGCAAGCGACGCCCTCTACTCGCCGACCCGGATCTACACCATCGACACCCGGCACAGCCCGGCGCGCATCGTCGACGATCTGGTGGTCCGCGACGCGTCCGGGAAGCCGGCCGGCTACGACGCCGAAGGCCTGTTCGCCCGGCCGCAGGGCGGGTTCTGGCTGGTCTCGGAGGGAGCGACCGGTGCCGCCAACCAGCTGGTCCGGCTGGACCGGTCGGGGGTGACCCGACAGGTCGTGTCGCTGCCCGACGAGGTGGCCGCCGGGCTCGGCAGCCAAGGGCTGGAGGGGGTGACCGCGCTCACCGACCGGCGAGGCCGGGAGCAGGTGTGGGTGGTGTTGCAGCGGGGCGTGGCCAGCGATCCGGCCGGGGTGGTCCGGCTCGGTCGTTACGACGTACCCGGCGGCACCTGGGCCTGGTTCGGATACCGGCTGGAGAGCACCGATGTCGCCGGCGACTGGATCGGCCTGTCCGAGATCGCCTCGGTCGGCGACGGCCGGCTCGCGGTGATCGAGCGGGACAAGCTCAGCGGGCCGGCCGCCCGGATCAAGCGGATCTACACGGTCGACCTACCGACCGGCGACCCGGCACCGGGTCTGCTGCCGGTGCTGCCGAAGCGGCTCGCGTACGACGTGCTGCCCGATCTGCAGGCCGGCAACGGGTGGACGCAGGAGAAGCTGGAAGGGCTCACCGTCGGCGGGGACCGGCAGGTCTACATAATCACCGACAACGACGGAGCCCAGGACGCCACCGGCGAGACGGTGTTCCTCCGGCTCGGCTCGGCCGATCGGGTGTTCGGTCGGGGTCGACGCTAG